A stretch of the Papaver somniferum cultivar HN1 chromosome 6, ASM357369v1, whole genome shotgun sequence genome encodes the following:
- the LOC113290817 gene encoding uncharacterized protein LOC113290817, translating to MVNENDEIKDVEVPVKLLRDRLNPSRVMREPGVVLPATNVKFDIKPGTFSMLQERAGEWYLIIPSKTITTWDGLVEVFVKKFYPHHKTAVVRQSIQTFKKKLGEHLHDYVERFNELLYRCPHHGFDKAHMAQILYEGLDSETRMQVETISGVEFTHQGPYECFDEFIELAEKTRKWASMREPEITRNPIHRANRVDNGSDILRRLEALEMNQGSNHTMSCNSEPRTYPCTIYGDQTHIGPHCLLFYPNETTRDQVSVLHGGTHQGGPSSNPPPGFHRNQTQAQEPSSVDHRFISLEEYLKLLAQSAAQRNQKFDDFVLMSQRNQQNNAQAISNLEIQISQLSRRLNDREDWTFPSQTTPNPKGVNQGNRSGSSNHNEHIKAIITLRSGKTLENSVEPPKDSSPAENETVVDQTSSKDPNGTDSSKSPSEEDIPERVYIPPAPFPQRLAKKKSSTYAEILDIFKQVKVNLPLLDAIKHVPAMAKFLKEMCTVKRDVNVHKKAFLTQQVSSIISQKYPVKFKDPDCPTVTCVIGSQTIDNALLDLRASVNLLPFSVYEQLGLG from the exons atggttaatgaaaatgatgaaataaaGGATGTTGAGGTCCCAGTTAAACTCCTTAGGGACCGTTTGAACCCGTCTAGAGTGATGCGTGAACCTGGGGTTGTTTTACCGGCCACTAACGTTAAGTTTGATATTAAACCTGGGACATTTAGCATGCTAC AAGAAAGAGCCGGTGAGTGGTATCTTATCATTCCCTCTAAAACAATCACTACTTGGGATGGACTTGTAGAGGTTTTCGTTAAGAAATTCTACCCACACCATAAGACTGCTGTTGTTCGacagtctatccaaacctttaagaAGAAATTAGGTGAACACTTACACgattatgtagaaaggtttaatgaattGTTATACCGATGCCCACATCACGGCTTTGATAAAGCCCACATGGCCCAAATCTTATACGAGGGCCTTGATAGTGAGACCAgaatgcaggtagaaacaattagtggtgTAGAATTCACCCATCAAGGCCCATatgaatgttttgacgagttcataGAGTTAGCTGAAAAGACTCGTAAATGGGCTTCAATGAGGGAGCCCGAAATAACTAGGAACCCTATCCATAGGGCCAATAGAGTTGATAATGGGTCTGATAtccttaggcgtctagaggccttagagaTGAACCAAGGGTCAAACCATACTATGAGCTGTAACAGTGAGCCCAGAACCTATCCATGTACCATTTATGGTGATCAAACTCATATTGGACCTCATTGTCTCCTTTTTTACCCTAATGAAACTACCCGTGACCAGGTTAGTGTCCTACATGGTG GTACCCATCAAGGTGGCCCATCTAGCAACCCACCACCAGGTTTtcataggaaccaaactcaaGCCCAAGAACCAAGCTCAGTGGATCATAGGTTCATATCTTTAGAGGAGTATCTTAAACTTTTAGCTCAAAGTGCTGCCCAAAGAAACCAAAAGTTCGATGACTTTGTCCTAATGAGTCAGCGTAACCAGCAAAACAATGCCCAAGCTATTAGCAACTTAGAGATTCAAATAAGTCAACTTTCGAGACGGTTAAATGATAGGGAGGACTGGACATTTCCTAGCCAAACGACTCCAAATCCTAAAGGAGTTAACCAGGGTAATCGATCGGGTAGTTCTAACCACAATGAACATATTAAAGCAATtatcacccttaggagtggtaaaactctAGAGAACTCGGTAGAACCACCCAAGGATAGTAGTCCAGCTGAAAATGAGACCGTAGTTGACCAAACTTCGTCCAAAGACCCTAATGGGACCGATAGTTCTAAGAGTCCAAGTGAGGAAGATATCCCTGAGAGAGTGTACATACCACCTGCACCATTTCCTCAAAGACTCGCTAAGAAAAAGTCTAGTACATATGCTGAAATCTTAGACATCTTTAAGCAAGTTAAGGTCAACCTACCCTTGTTAGATGCAATAAAACAtgtaccggctatggccaagttcCTAAAAGAGATGTGCACCGTCAAGAGAGATGTTAATGTCCATAAAAAGGCATTTTTGACCCAACAAGTTAGTTCCATAATCTCACAAAAGTACCCAGTCAAATTTAAAGATCCCGATTGTCCTACTGTCACATGTGTCATAGGTAGCCAAACTATAGACAATGCTCTATTAGATCTTAGGGCTAGTGTGAATCTTTTACCTTTCTCGGTATATGAACAACTTGGACTAGGGTAG